Proteins co-encoded in one Herpetosiphonaceae bacterium genomic window:
- a CDS encoding acetoacetate--CoA ligase codes for MSNMTEGAILWEPSAALKEQASITRYMRWLNETRGLAFDDYAALWEWSIADVERFWASIWEFFEIQSSTPYTAVLSQREMPGARWFPSAHLNFAEHIFRNAAADRPALIFQSERQPLTEIGWDELRRKVASIAATLREMGVQRGDRVVAYLPNIPEAVIALLACASIGAIWSSCSPDFGSPSVIDRFSQIAPKVLIAVDGYHYGGKAQDRRSVVAELQRALPTLERTVLVAYLDRVVGTADLPRTVAWDDLLAREADLSFEQVPFDHPLWVLYSSGTTGLPKPIVQSQGGILLEHLKSVSLHLDLKPEDRFFWFSTTGWMMWNFLVGGLLVGCTILLYDGSPGWPDMGRLWGFAQNTGMTSFGTSAAYIAACMKAGIEPNKAYDLSRLKSMGSTGSPLPPEGFQWVYEHVKPDLWLISTSGGTDVCTSFVTGCPLLPVYRGEIQCRALGDDVQAWDEQGQPLVDEVGELVVTQPMPSMPLYFWNDPDHKRYCESYFEMFPGVWRHGDWIKITSRGSVVIYGRSDSTINRQGVRMGTSEIYRTVEGIPDVLDSLVVDLEGLGGASYMPLFVVLKPGVELSDELKTRINAQIRSSLSPRHVPNEIFAIPEIPRTLSGKKLEVPVKKIMMGVPVARAANPDSMSNPHVLDYFVGLAEKLGLSKPTGSA; via the coding sequence ATGTCCAATATGACCGAAGGCGCGATCCTGTGGGAGCCTTCCGCCGCACTCAAGGAGCAGGCATCGATCACGCGGTATATGCGATGGCTGAACGAAACCAGGGGCCTGGCCTTCGACGACTACGCCGCGCTGTGGGAGTGGTCGATCGCCGATGTGGAGCGCTTCTGGGCCTCGATCTGGGAGTTCTTCGAGATCCAAAGCTCGACGCCCTACACGGCGGTGCTCTCGCAGCGCGAGATGCCCGGCGCGCGCTGGTTTCCGAGCGCGCATCTGAACTTCGCGGAGCATATCTTTCGCAACGCCGCCGCCGATCGTCCGGCGCTGATCTTTCAGTCGGAGCGCCAGCCGCTCACCGAGATCGGCTGGGACGAGCTGCGCCGCAAGGTTGCCTCGATTGCCGCCACGCTGCGTGAGATGGGCGTGCAGCGCGGCGACCGCGTGGTAGCCTATCTGCCCAATATCCCAGAGGCGGTGATCGCGCTCTTGGCCTGCGCCAGCATCGGCGCGATCTGGTCGAGCTGCTCGCCCGACTTCGGCAGCCCCAGCGTGATCGATCGCTTCAGCCAGATCGCGCCCAAAGTGCTGATCGCGGTCGATGGCTACCACTACGGCGGCAAGGCCCAGGATCGTCGCTCGGTGGTGGCCGAGCTGCAGCGGGCGCTGCCGACGCTGGAGCGCACCGTGCTGGTGGCGTATCTCGATCGGGTGGTGGGCACCGCAGATCTGCCGCGCACGGTCGCCTGGGACGATCTGCTGGCGCGCGAGGCCGATCTCAGCTTCGAGCAGGTGCCGTTCGACCATCCGCTGTGGGTGCTCTACTCGTCGGGCACTACCGGCCTGCCCAAGCCGATCGTCCAGAGCCAGGGCGGTATCCTGCTTGAACATCTGAAATCGGTCAGCCTGCATCTCGATCTCAAGCCTGAGGATCGCTTCTTCTGGTTCAGCACCACCGGCTGGATGATGTGGAACTTCCTGGTCGGCGGGCTGCTGGTCGGCTGCACGATCCTGCTCTACGACGGCAGCCCCGGCTGGCCCGACATGGGCCGCCTGTGGGGGTTTGCCCAGAACACGGGCATGACCAGCTTCGGCACCAGCGCGGCGTATATCGCGGCGTGCATGAAGGCCGGGATCGAGCCGAACAAAGCCTACGATCTCAGCCGCCTGAAGAGCATGGGCTCGACCGGCTCTCCGTTGCCGCCGGAGGGCTTTCAGTGGGTCTATGAGCACGTCAAGCCCGATCTGTGGCTGATCTCAACCAGCGGCGGCACGGATGTCTGCACCTCGTTCGTCACGGGCTGCCCGCTGCTACCGGTCTATCGCGGCGAGATCCAGTGCCGCGCGCTCGGCGACGACGTGCAGGCCTGGGATGAGCAGGGCCAGCCGCTGGTCGACGAGGTCGGCGAGCTGGTGGTCACGCAGCCGATGCCGAGTATGCCGCTCTACTTCTGGAACGATCCCGACCACAAGCGCTACTGCGAGAGCTACTTCGAGATGTTTCCGGGCGTTTGGCGGCACGGCGACTGGATCAAGATTACCTCGCGCGGCAGCGTGGTGATCTATGGCCGCTCCGACTCGACGATCAATCGACAGGGCGTGCGCATGGGCACCAGCGAGATCTATCGCACCGTCGAGGGCATTCCCGACGTGCTCGACAGCCTGGTCGTCGATCTGGAAGGACTCGGCGGCGCGTCGTACATGCCGCTCTTTGTGGTGCTCAAGCCCGGCGTCGAGCTGAGTGACGAGCTGAAGACGCGGATCAACGCCCAGATTCGCAGCTCGCTCTCGCCGCGCCACGTGCCCAACGAGATCTTTGCGATCCCCGAGATTCCGCGCACGCTCAGCGGCAAGAAGCTTGAGGTGCCGGTCAAAAAGATCATGATGGGCGTGCCCGTCGCCAGGGCGGCCAATCCCGACTCGATGAGCAATCCGCATGTGCTGGATTATTTCGTCGGGCTGGCCGAGAAGCTGGGCCTCTCGAAGCCGACCGGATCGGCGTAG
- a CDS encoding 6-carboxytetrahydropterin synthase — translation MEVLTTKRFEFSAAHRYWNPGWSAEQNMQVFGKCTNAYGHGHNYVLEVTVAGAVDPITGMVINVVDLKQIVGRVLLDFDHKHLNEDTPYFRDRQPTTENIVQVLWTLIVPGLPEGVRLHRLRLYETAAIFADYYGGATASFSRSYQFSAAHRLDSPHLTPEQNIALYGKCNNAQGHGHDYRFEVTVEGPVDPVTGMVINLVDLDALVRPVLDELDHTHLDRQQPFFREHPSTAENVVAFLWQRLSAVIGNRLRWIRLWETPNNMFEFGVREP, via the coding sequence ATGGAAGTGCTCACAACCAAACGTTTTGAATTTTCTGCGGCGCATCGCTACTGGAATCCCGGTTGGAGCGCCGAGCAGAACATGCAGGTGTTTGGCAAGTGTACCAACGCCTACGGCCACGGCCACAACTACGTGCTGGAAGTCACCGTCGCGGGCGCGGTCGATCCGATCACCGGCATGGTGATCAACGTCGTCGATCTCAAGCAGATCGTCGGGCGGGTGCTGCTCGACTTCGACCACAAGCATCTGAACGAGGACACGCCCTACTTCCGCGACCGCCAGCCGACGACCGAGAATATTGTGCAGGTGTTGTGGACACTGATCGTGCCCGGCCTGCCGGAGGGCGTGCGCCTGCACCGGCTGCGGCTGTACGAGACGGCGGCGATCTTCGCCGACTACTATGGCGGCGCGACGGCCAGCTTTAGCCGCAGCTACCAGTTCTCGGCGGCACATCGGCTCGACAGCCCGCACCTGACGCCAGAGCAGAATATCGCGCTGTACGGCAAGTGCAACAACGCGCAGGGCCACGGCCACGATTACCGCTTCGAGGTGACGGTCGAGGGACCCGTCGATCCGGTGACCGGCATGGTGATCAACCTCGTAGATCTGGATGCGCTGGTGCGGCCGGTGCTGGATGAGCTGGATCATACTCATCTGGACCGCCAGCAGCCGTTCTTCCGCGAGCACCCATCAACTGCCGAAAATGTCGTGGCGTTTCTCTGGCAGCGCCTATCAGCCGTGATCGGCAATCGGCTGCGCTGGATCAGGCTGTGGGAAACGCCCAATAATATGTTTGAGTTCGGAGTACGCGAACCATGA
- the folE gene encoding GTP cyclohydrolase I FolE, protein MQFQSNPTIERAMATILSEIGEDPQREGLIKTPARFARMFNELTAGYHVDPAALINDAVFTVDYDEMVVVRDIHFYSLCEHHLLPFYGRAHVAYLPQGKVLGLSKIPRIVEMYARRLQVQERMTVEIAEFIDQAINPGGVAVVAEGVHMCSVMRGVRKESASMVTSAMRGGFRTDPKTRAEFLELIKDGKGRG, encoded by the coding sequence ATGCAGTTTCAGAGCAATCCCACGATCGAGCGGGCGATGGCGACGATTTTATCGGAGATCGGCGAAGATCCGCAGCGTGAGGGGCTGATCAAAACTCCGGCTCGCTTTGCCAGGATGTTCAACGAGCTTACCGCAGGCTATCATGTCGATCCTGCCGCGCTGATCAACGACGCGGTCTTCACGGTCGACTACGACGAGATGGTTGTCGTGCGCGACATTCATTTCTATAGCCTCTGCGAGCATCACCTGCTGCCGTTTTACGGTCGGGCGCATGTGGCCTATCTGCCGCAGGGCAAGGTGCTGGGCCTCTCCAAGATCCCGCGCATCGTGGAGATGTACGCCCGCCGCCTGCAAGTGCAAGAGCGCATGACGGTCGAGATCGCAGAATTTATCGATCAGGCGATCAATCCCGGCGGCGTGGCGGTGGTTGCCGAGGGCGTGCATATGTGCTCTGTCATGCGCGGCGTGCGCAAGGAGAGCGCCAGCATGGTGACAAGCGCGATGCGCGGCGGCTTCCGCACCGATCCCAAGACGCGCGCTGAGTTTCTGGAGCTGATCAAGGATGGCAAAGGCCGTGGCTAA
- a CDS encoding SDR family NAD(P)-dependent oxidoreductase, giving the protein MAKRVIIITGAGRGIGRATAEAFGARGDHLVLAARTQADLEATAEAVRAAGGSATVVPCEMTDEPQVKRLIEAAACITGTIDIVVCNAGTTVVAPFTEISLADWEQTLRVTLTGTFLVCKHAVAVMQAGGQIFTLASIAGRSGFPNWSAYSAAKFGVLGLSEAIRAELRPRNIRVTAVIPGAVDTPLWDAVPGEWDRARMLRPADVARAIVYAADEPPHVSIDEIVLGHAAGAL; this is encoded by the coding sequence GTGGCTAAGCGCGTGATCATCATCACCGGGGCGGGACGCGGTATCGGGCGGGCGACGGCGGAGGCGTTCGGCGCGCGCGGCGATCATCTCGTGCTTGCCGCTCGCACGCAGGCAGATCTTGAGGCGACAGCGGAGGCGGTGCGCGCCGCAGGCGGCAGCGCGACAGTCGTGCCTTGCGAGATGACCGACGAGCCACAGGTCAAGCGGCTGATCGAAGCCGCCGCATGTATCACCGGCACGATCGACATCGTCGTGTGCAACGCGGGCACCACGGTGGTCGCGCCCTTCACCGAGATCAGCCTGGCCGACTGGGAGCAAACCCTGCGCGTGACGCTGACCGGCACGTTTCTGGTCTGTAAGCATGCCGTCGCGGTGATGCAGGCGGGCGGCCAGATCTTCACGCTGGCCTCGATCGCGGGCCGCAGCGGCTTTCCCAACTGGTCGGCCTACTCGGCGGCGAAGTTCGGCGTGCTCGGCCTGAGCGAGGCGATTCGCGCCGAGCTGCGTCCGCGCAACATTCGCGTCACCGCCGTAATCCCCGGCGCGGTCGATACGCCGCTGTGGGATGCGGTGCCGGGAGAGTGGGATCGAGCCAGAATGCTGCGACCGGCGGATGTTGCCCGCGCGATCGTGTACGCCGCCGACGAGCCGCCGCACGTGTCGATCGATGAGATCGTGCTGGGCCATGCGGCGGGAGCGTTGTAA
- a CDS encoding dihydrofolate reductase family protein, which translates to MLTVRGPGAPFTTMFDEQEPTDRLLPREFAQIYGSWPLPPPTDRPFVYVNFVMSHDGRVSFNEPGHLGGGDVSRRDDHDRWLMGLLRARADAVLVGGSSIEAAGNHVWTPSAVFPGDAEAFAALRQREGRSDVPLLVVLTRSGNVPAHAPSLDNPGLPVLIATTSTGASRAREILGNRAWVRYLDMGEQLAQIAVMRRLRGAGIRSLLCEAGPQVYAALLQDGLIDDAFVTLSPIMIGETAEQPRPSLIEGVAFPYRQPPHLRLLSVHRHGSYLYLHSRYEQDDM; encoded by the coding sequence ATGCTGACAGTTCGTGGTCCCGGCGCGCCGTTTACGACGATGTTCGACGAGCAGGAGCCGACCGATCGGTTGCTGCCGCGCGAATTCGCGCAGATCTACGGCTCGTGGCCGCTGCCGCCGCCAACCGATCGACCCTTCGTTTATGTCAACTTCGTCATGTCGCACGATGGACGGGTGTCGTTCAACGAGCCGGGGCATCTCGGCGGCGGCGATGTCAGCAGGCGCGACGATCACGATCGCTGGCTGATGGGGCTGCTCAGGGCGCGGGCCGACGCGGTGCTGGTCGGCGGCTCGTCGATCGAGGCGGCGGGCAACCACGTGTGGACGCCCAGCGCGGTCTTTCCCGGCGACGCCGAGGCATTCGCGGCGCTGCGGCAGCGCGAGGGGCGGAGCGACGTGCCGCTGCTGGTCGTGCTGACTCGTAGCGGCAATGTGCCAGCCCACGCGCCGTCGCTCGACAATCCCGGTCTGCCGGTGCTGATCGCCACAACCAGCACGGGCGCGAGCCGGGCGCGTGAGATCCTCGGCAATCGCGCCTGGGTGCGCTACCTCGACATGGGCGAGCAGTTGGCGCAGATCGCGGTCATGCGGCGGCTGCGCGGCGCGGGCATCCGTAGCCTGCTGTGTGAGGCAGGGCCGCAGGTGTACGCCGCGCTGCTGCAAGATGGCCTGATCGACGATGCGTTTGTCACGCTCAGCCCGATCATGATCGGCGAGACAGCGGAGCAGCCACGCCCCAGCCTGATCGAGGGCGTGGCCTTTCCCTACCGGCAGCCGCCCCACCTGCGGCTGCTCAGCGTCCACCGCCACGGCAGCTACCTGTACCTGCACTCACGGTACGAGCAGGACGACATGTAG
- a CDS encoding 4a-hydroxytetrahydrobiopterin dehydratase, translating to MDSATIQSQLGELAGWSYTDGMIRKTYTFNNFVEAMAWTVHVAFLAEAHGHHPDIDIRYNRVSLALVTHDAGNQVTQKDLDLARAIEAIGR from the coding sequence ATGGATAGCGCGACGATTCAAAGCCAGCTTGGCGAGCTTGCGGGCTGGAGCTACACCGACGGGATGATCCGCAAGACCTATACGTTCAACAACTTCGTCGAGGCGATGGCCTGGACGGTCCACGTGGCGTTTCTGGCCGAGGCGCACGGCCACCATCCCGACATCGACATCCGCTACAATCGCGTGTCGCTGGCCCTGGTGACGCACGACGCCGGGAATCAGGTGACGCAGAAGGATCTCGATCTGGCGCGGGCGATCGAGGCGATCGGGCGGTAG
- a CDS encoding glycosyltransferase family 4 protein gives MRDRSPARPLRIAFLDSWLQTSVEGSGTAVGITGLEQGLQQQSHHIDRIAPSPDRLSITLRRLLFNLKLPLRLRRAAYHLVVGFDFDGVWLPRGNWPYVCSIKGIIAEELQHERGLVRLIFTLLSRLEGSNARRADRVVTTSEYCRRKIVQHYDVSPERIGIVPEGIDVRAWQAALAQTPPRADSRPTILCVARHYPRKHVDDLLRAFALLRRHLPEARLRIVGDGPEHQKLLALAQELRITDAATFLGGIPDAEVKAEYAHCDVFCMPSVQEGFGIVFLEAMASGLPVVSTTAAAIPEVVRHGESGILLPPGDVVGIAGALLLLLTDHQRRAQYGQAGRAIVADYDWTRVTEMFLGEITPLV, from the coding sequence ATGCGCGACAGATCTCCTGCGCGTCCGCTGCGCATTGCGTTTCTCGACTCGTGGCTCCAGACTTCGGTCGAAGGCAGCGGCACGGCGGTCGGCATCACCGGGCTGGAACAAGGGCTGCAACAGCAGAGCCATCATATCGACCGGATTGCGCCATCGCCCGACCGCCTATCGATCACGCTGCGGCGGCTGCTGTTCAACCTAAAGCTGCCGCTCCGCCTGCGCCGCGCGGCGTATCATCTGGTGGTCGGCTTCGACTTCGACGGCGTGTGGCTGCCGCGTGGCAACTGGCCCTATGTCTGCTCGATCAAAGGTATCATCGCCGAGGAGCTCCAGCACGAGCGCGGCCTGGTCCGCCTGATCTTTACGCTGCTCTCGCGGCTGGAAGGCTCCAATGCCCGCCGCGCCGATCGCGTGGTGACGACCAGCGAGTACTGCCGCCGCAAGATTGTGCAGCACTATGATGTGTCGCCTGAGCGGATCGGGATCGTGCCGGAGGGCATCGACGTGCGAGCCTGGCAGGCGGCCCTGGCGCAAACGCCACCGCGCGCCGATTCACGTCCGACGATTCTGTGTGTTGCCCGGCATTATCCGCGCAAGCATGTCGACGATCTGCTGCGGGCCTTTGCGCTGCTGCGCCGACATCTGCCTGAGGCGCGGCTGCGGATCGTTGGCGACGGGCCGGAGCACCAGAAGCTGCTCGCGCTGGCCCAGGAGCTGCGCATTACCGATGCGGCGACGTTTCTGGGCGGCATTCCCGACGCTGAGGTTAAGGCCGAGTACGCGCACTGCGATGTGTTTTGCATGCCCAGCGTGCAGGAGGGCTTCGGTATCGTCTTTTTGGAGGCGATGGCGTCGGGTCTGCCGGTCGTCTCGACGACGGCGGCGGCGATCCCTGAGGTGGTGCGGCACGGCGAGAGCGGCATTCTGCTGCCACCCGGCGATGTCGTCGGAATCGCGGGGGCGCTGCTACTGCTGCTGACCGATCACCAGCGGCGGGCGCAGTACGGGCAGGCGGGCCGTGCGATTGTCGCGGACTACGATTGGACGCGCGTCACCGAGATGTTTTTGGGCGAGATCACGCCGCTGGTCTGA
- a CDS encoding SDR family NAD(P)-dependent oxidoreductase: MTEQSTRSLLITGGTGGLGHAVVRRLLDEYTCFVLYLSRDSWQALTQAIGETDRLHGLEADLADDAAVREVVDLVRKQWGPLYGLVHLAGGFEMGAVQDTSLEAWNKLLTLNLTSAFTTIQAVLPQLRERGEGRIITIGSAAVAARPGGIAAYTVSKAGLNVLTEIVANELKDTRITANILLPGSLDTPAMREFMDSSQLVSLDRIADTIAFLLSDAAASITGASIPMTVTGQA, translated from the coding sequence ATGACAGAACAATCGACTCGATCGCTGTTGATCACTGGTGGCACCGGCGGCCTGGGACACGCTGTTGTCCGACGTTTGCTGGACGAGTATACCTGTTTCGTGCTGTATCTCTCGCGCGACTCGTGGCAGGCGCTCACACAGGCGATCGGCGAGACTGATCGCCTGCACGGGCTGGAGGCCGATCTTGCCGATGACGCTGCGGTGCGCGAGGTTGTCGATCTGGTGCGCAAGCAGTGGGGTCCGCTCTACGGTCTGGTGCATCTCGCGGGTGGCTTCGAGATGGGCGCGGTGCAGGATACGTCGCTGGAAGCCTGGAATAAGCTGCTCACGCTCAATCTGACCAGTGCGTTCACGACGATTCAGGCGGTGCTGCCGCAGCTTCGCGAGCGCGGCGAGGGACGGATTATCACGATCGGCTCGGCGGCGGTCGCGGCCCGGCCCGGCGGCATCGCGGCCTACACCGTCTCCAAGGCGGGCCTGAACGTGCTGACCGAGATCGTGGCGAACGAGCTGAAGGATACGCGCATCACGGCGAACATTTTGCTGCCGGGCTCGCTGGACACGCCCGCGATGCGCGAGTTCATGGATTCGAGCCAGTTGGTATCGCTCGATCGGATCGCCGATACGATCGCGTTTCTGCTGAGCGATGCCGCCGCCAGCATTACCGGCGCGAGCATTCCAATGACCGTGACGGGCCAGGCGTAA
- the crcB gene encoding fluoride efflux transporter CrcB has product MSRPLPDPPPDTTAHVRAVPHVSASSFPQHDNLAIAAGAVVGVLARFTVGEIAQRHLPIGFPIATLLVNLLGCLLIGIVQALALERRAIRRSVQILLAVGVLGGFTTFSTFSVETVRLLQAGRIAAALSYQGLSLLGGVGAVMLGGAGAHAGYRWLSERGGRRT; this is encoded by the coding sequence ATGAGCAGACCGCTACCTGATCCGCCGCCGGATACCACCGCTCACGTCCGCGCCGTGCCCCACGTGAGCGCTTCGAGTTTTCCACAGCACGATAACCTCGCCATCGCCGCAGGCGCGGTCGTCGGCGTGCTCGCGCGCTTTACCGTCGGCGAGATCGCTCAGCGGCATCTTCCGATCGGCTTCCCGATCGCCACGCTGCTGGTCAACCTGCTTGGCTGCCTGCTGATCGGCATCGTGCAGGCGCTCGCCCTGGAGCGCCGCGCAATCCGCCGCAGTGTCCAGATCTTGCTCGCCGTCGGCGTGCTCGGCGGCTTCACCACCTTCTCAACCTTCAGCGTCGAGACGGTGCGGCTGCTGCAAGCAGGCCGGATCGCAGCCGCCCTGAGCTACCAGGGCCTATCGCTGCTCGGCGGCGTGGGCGCGGTCATGCTCGGCGGCGCGGGAGCGCACGCGGGCTACCGCTGGCTGAGCGAGCGCGGCGGGAGGCGCACGTGA
- the crcB gene encoding fluoride efflux transporter CrcB: MSYLLLALGGIAGALCRYHGVRAIHARTTIAFPVGTYVINLSGSFMLGLLAALLARHPAWPVEQLGLLFGTGFCGAYTTFSSFAFESTQLWRQAQRRRALLNLVSQPLLGILAAWIGLLIGG; the protein is encoded by the coding sequence GTGAGCTACCTGCTCCTCGCGCTTGGCGGCATCGCGGGCGCGCTCTGCCGCTACCACGGCGTGCGGGCCATCCACGCGCGCACGACGATCGCCTTTCCTGTCGGCACCTATGTGATCAACCTGAGCGGCAGCTTTATGCTGGGCCTGCTCGCGGCCCTCCTGGCGCGCCATCCGGCATGGCCGGTCGAGCAGCTTGGCCTGCTCTTCGGCACGGGCTTCTGCGGCGCGTACACGACGTTCTCGTCGTTTGCCTTCGAGAGTACACAGCTCTGGCGGCAGGCACAGCGTCGCCGCGCGCTGCTCAACCTCGTGAGTCAGCCGCTGCTGGGGATCCTGGCGGCCTGGATCGGACTCCTGATCGGCGGATAG
- a CDS encoding protein kinase encodes MANIPQTIGNYRLEHELGRGATSQVWMGRHIFLHERAVAVKLLLSHDEESILRFSREAELTSQLRHQNIIQIYDHATPTNSFPYTVMELVSGGSLRQRIEKVGKLPITEAVSIFRQIGSALDYAHSRSIIHRDVSPGNILLDSSGNRALLTDFGIARRPNQHHTSTDIIMGTPGFFSPEHAQSATAVTTLSDLYGLGVILYYMLTGELPWETPPQHPDYRFAGIMPLAYRGVELPLEIDGIMQTLLAVDPKKRYPSAGAAIHALERALTRSGIAVNEQPLALSDATTIRAINTAPSFQSIGLVESEVEQALAADLMREPFERSNKRAEELRDPLVVARILDEWSGQGRRLEFRKPHLGRIVNLREVRSRNVYFYQLNVLFETRTEPKDIEEPDANAPELPVLKETPRWEVPLPVPTEFADDPGRAEVIPGSERVIACPRCEGSGYELCAECKGSRRVLVARPLGAHETSNGDSVALHVQQVGPGRAVAHGSQGGQRGGSATALADPMAQTTHVKQVLVPCTACGGMGRNKCERCNGEGRLVQRRAFEWSRQATSVSSYDDLPNLDEQRLRQEIELTLVYRERHMKGLKREWAAVPGLKRLIEGVQKQLNTDTRIAMSEVTIQMIPYTEVRLDMGHNEVVIEGESAERRSDDAVHLVQVYGFENRVNVGNFAYDGHLKLLLFWSMLATVAVVLLTIVLLIPVLW; translated from the coding sequence GTGGCGAATATTCCGCAAACGATCGGTAACTATCGGCTGGAGCACGAGCTTGGCCGTGGCGCGACCAGCCAGGTCTGGATGGGCCGCCATATCTTTCTGCATGAGCGCGCCGTCGCGGTTAAGCTGCTGCTCAGCCACGACGAAGAAAGCATCCTGCGCTTCTCGCGGGAGGCCGAGCTAACCAGCCAGCTTCGCCACCAGAACATTATCCAGATCTACGATCACGCGACGCCGACCAATAGCTTTCCCTACACGGTGATGGAGCTTGTTTCGGGCGGCTCGCTGCGGCAGCGCATCGAAAAGGTCGGCAAGCTGCCGATCACCGAGGCCGTTTCGATCTTTCGGCAGATTGGCTCGGCCCTGGACTATGCCCATAGCCGCAGCATCATTCATCGCGATGTCTCGCCCGGCAATATTCTGCTCGACTCCAGCGGCAACCGCGCGCTGCTGACCGACTTCGGCATTGCGCGGCGGCCCAACCAGCATCATACCAGCACCGATATTATCATGGGCACGCCCGGCTTTTTCTCGCCGGAGCACGCCCAGTCCGCAACGGCGGTGACGACGCTCTCGGATCTGTACGGCCTGGGTGTGATCCTGTACTACATGCTGACCGGCGAGCTGCCCTGGGAGACGCCGCCGCAGCACCCCGACTACCGCTTCGCCGGGATTATGCCGCTGGCCTATCGCGGCGTGGAGCTGCCGCTGGAGATCGACGGCATCATGCAAACGCTGCTGGCGGTCGATCCCAAAAAGCGCTATCCCAGCGCCGGAGCCGCGATCCATGCCCTGGAGCGGGCGCTCACCCGCTCGGGTATTGCCGTCAACGAGCAGCCGCTGGCGCTCAGCGATGCCACCACGATCCGCGCGATCAACACCGCGCCATCCTTCCAGAGCATCGGCCTGGTCGAGAGCGAGGTCGAGCAGGCGCTGGCGGCTGACCTGATGCGTGAGCCGTTCGAGCGCTCGAATAAGCGGGCGGAGGAGCTGCGCGATCCGCTGGTCGTGGCGCGCATCCTCGACGAGTGGAGCGGCCAGGGGCGGCGGCTGGAGTTTCGCAAGCCGCACCTGGGGCGGATCGTCAACCTGCGCGAGGTGCGCAGCCGCAACGTGTATTTTTATCAGCTCAACGTCTTGTTCGAGACGCGCACCGAGCCGAAAGACATCGAAGAGCCGGATGCGAACGCGCCCGAACTGCCTGTGCTGAAAGAAACGCCGCGCTGGGAGGTTCCGCTGCCGGTGCCCACGGAGTTTGCCGACGATCCGGGCCGCGCCGAGGTGATTCCGGGCTCCGAGCGAGTGATCGCCTGTCCGCGCTGCGAGGGCAGCGGCTACGAGCTGTGCGCCGAGTGCAAAGGCTCGCGGCGGGTGCTGGTGGCGCGTCCGCTTGGCGCGCATGAGACGAGTAACGGCGATAGCGTCGCGCTGCACGTGCAGCAGGTGGGGCCTGGCCGCGCGGTGGCGCATGGCAGCCAGGGCGGGCAGCGCGGCGGCTCCGCGACAGCGCTGGCCGATCCGATGGCGCAGACCACGCATGTGAAGCAGGTGCTGGTGCCGTGTACCGCGTGCGGCGGCATGGGCCGCAACAAGTGCGAGCGCTGCAACGGCGAGGGTCGGCTGGTTCAGCGGCGAGCCTTCGAGTGGAGCCGTCAGGCAACCTCAGTGTCGAGCTATGATGATCTGCCCAATCTGGACGAGCAGCGGCTACGTCAGGAGATCGAGCTCACGCTGGTCTATCGCGAGCGGCACATGAAAGGTCTGAAGCGCGAGTGGGCGGCGGTGCCCGGCCTGAAACGGCTGATCGAGGGCGTGCAAAAGCAGCTCAACACCGATACGCGGATCGCGATGTCCGAAGTCACGATCCAGATGATCCCATACACCGAGGTGCGCCTGGACATGGGCCACAACGAGGTAGTGATCGAGGGCGAGAGCGCCGAGCGCCGCAGCGATGATGCCGTCCATCTCGTGCAGGTGTACGGCTTTGAAAACCGAGTCAACGTCGGCAACTTTGCCTACGACGGGCACTTGAAGTTGTTGCTCTTCTGGAGTATGCTGGCAACAGTAGCCGTCGTGCTGCTGACGATTGTGCTGCTCATTCCGGTTTTGTGGTAA